The Fulvivirga ligni genome window below encodes:
- a CDS encoding ABC transporter ATP-binding protein, which produces MTPIDNSDIALNLKNLAVGYVSKKKEIRIIQGINLALHYGELVCFMGPNGVGKSTLLRSITGVQKPLAGDFFLEETNAKALSTAQLAKKISLVLTDKINAGNLTAEEVVALGRYPYVGWNISFDKKDLKAIKKAIELTGIKPFIHKKTFELSDGQLQKVMIARALAQDTPIVILDEPTAHLDLNNRVGIINLLRDLAKNTGKAILMATHELDLALQTADRLWLAGYHSPIVSGIPEDLVLNGAIDDVFELKGYDLRTGLLKKQSLGKKVMLKGEGHNYLWTKNALERNGYEISETSDYTITIEIEGEKPYWQVEGPGVAFTNTLEELILHLNQINFQV; this is translated from the coding sequence ATGACCCCTATCGATAACAGCGATATTGCCCTGAACCTGAAGAACCTGGCGGTGGGCTACGTTTCTAAGAAGAAAGAAATACGAATTATTCAAGGTATTAATCTGGCGCTACATTATGGCGAGTTGGTTTGCTTTATGGGGCCTAATGGCGTTGGTAAATCAACCTTACTTCGATCTATCACAGGAGTACAAAAACCCCTGGCGGGAGATTTTTTTCTGGAAGAAACTAATGCTAAAGCACTATCTACAGCTCAGCTGGCAAAGAAAATCAGTCTGGTACTTACGGATAAAATCAATGCTGGCAACCTAACCGCCGAGGAAGTGGTAGCTCTGGGCAGGTATCCATATGTGGGTTGGAATATTTCATTCGATAAGAAGGATCTGAAAGCTATAAAAAAGGCCATTGAACTCACTGGAATTAAGCCTTTCATCCATAAAAAGACTTTTGAACTCAGTGATGGACAGCTTCAGAAAGTGATGATTGCCAGAGCATTAGCTCAGGATACGCCTATTGTCATTTTGGACGAACCCACAGCTCATCTGGATCTGAATAATAGGGTGGGAATCATAAATTTATTGAGAGATTTAGCCAAGAATACAGGCAAGGCCATACTCATGGCTACCCATGAACTGGACCTGGCCCTACAAACGGCCGACAGGCTCTGGCTAGCCGGTTATCATTCGCCTATAGTTTCTGGAATACCTGAAGATCTGGTGCTTAACGGCGCTATTGATGATGTTTTTGAACTCAAAGGTTATGATTTGCGAACAGGCCTGTTAAAAAAACAAAGTCTGGGTAAAAAAGTAATGCTTAAAGGTGAGGGACATAATTACCTCTGGACCAAAAATGCTCTGGAAAGAAATGGCTATGAAATATCAGAAACATCCGATTATACCATAACCATTGAAATTGAAGGAGAGAAACCTTATTGGCAGGTGGAAGGACCGGGAGTGGCTTTTACCAATACCCTGGAAGAACTCATCCTCCACCTGAACCAAATAAATTTCCAGGTTTAA
- a CDS encoding BspA family leucine-rich repeat surface protein, with amino-acid sequence MKLNYFFILVCLVGTMFLSSCGDDDAEDPTPPSSGDPKDDDPDTDPETSVTLTAEDFAVTIDENPAEGAVLGTIKAEVTEGTISYAITSQDVEGALAINEETGELSVLNVEPFDYEVNESISSTVTVSAEGADDVEVAIMITINNVSDVPFVTTWGITADAPTLEITYYSGFPESYDYVISWGDGTAAEAYTGTATHEYGSPGYYQVKITGKFANWTIKEEHRSKLKSIDQWGDIKWLSFNRAFEGCSNVGANFTDAPDLSEVIDMSHMFSEAKSFNADLSNWDVSNVVYLNHIFYKAENFNGNLSTWDVGKVETMNHMFYDATKFNQNIAGWDVSSVTTMSYMLYGTEVFNQNISSWDVSNVTNMIGMLSKTNAFSQNLGSWNIESIEDMSYFLFYSGISIDDYDATLEAWSQKAVPSNIVLGAHQVKYCNIAARNILIDKGWSIEGDIQSEECN; translated from the coding sequence ATGAAACTCAATTACTTTTTTATTCTAGTGTGCCTGGTAGGCACTATGTTCTTATCCAGCTGTGGTGATGACGATGCTGAAGATCCCACGCCACCATCTTCTGGTGATCCTAAAGATGATGATCCGGACACCGACCCTGAAACATCAGTTACGCTTACAGCAGAGGATTTTGCTGTCACTATCGATGAAAATCCGGCAGAGGGAGCAGTGTTAGGTACAATTAAAGCAGAGGTTACTGAAGGCACTATCAGCTATGCAATTACTTCTCAGGATGTAGAGGGTGCTTTAGCTATAAATGAAGAAACCGGTGAGCTCAGTGTGCTGAATGTAGAACCATTTGATTATGAGGTGAATGAAAGCATAAGTTCAACAGTAACTGTATCAGCTGAGGGTGCGGATGATGTGGAGGTAGCGATAATGATTACGATCAATAATGTATCAGACGTACCTTTTGTTACCACATGGGGAATAACCGCTGATGCACCAACATTAGAAATTACCTACTACAGTGGTTTTCCTGAAAGCTATGACTACGTCATTTCATGGGGAGATGGTACAGCGGCAGAAGCTTACACTGGAACTGCAACCCATGAGTATGGCTCACCCGGATATTATCAGGTAAAAATTACAGGGAAGTTTGCAAACTGGACAATAAAAGAAGAGCACAGGTCTAAGCTCAAAAGCATCGATCAGTGGGGAGATATCAAGTGGCTAAGCTTCAATAGAGCTTTTGAAGGCTGTTCTAATGTAGGAGCTAATTTCACAGATGCTCCAGATTTAAGTGAAGTTATTGATATGTCTCATATGTTTTCAGAAGCAAAGTCTTTCAATGCTGATCTGAGTAACTGGGATGTTAGTAATGTTGTCTACCTGAACCATATTTTTTACAAGGCTGAAAACTTCAATGGTAATCTTTCAACCTGGGATGTGGGTAAGGTTGAAACCATGAATCATATGTTTTATGACGCTACCAAGTTTAATCAAAACATTGCTGGCTGGGATGTGAGTAGCGTAACCACGATGTCATATATGCTCTATGGGACAGAAGTATTTAATCAGAATATTAGCAGTTGGGATGTAAGCAATGTTACTAATATGATTGGGATGTTATCAAAGACCAATGCATTTAGCCAAAATTTGGGTAGCTGGAATATTGAGAGTATAGAGGATATGAGTTATTTCTTATTTTATAGTGGAATATCCATTGATGATTACGATGCCACTTTAGAGGCCTGGTCGCAAAAGGCAGTGCCATCAAATATTGTCTTAGGAGCCCATCAGGTTAAATACTGCAACATAGCAGCAAGGAATATTTTGATAGACAAAGGCTGGAGCATAGAGGGAGATATTCAATCTGAAGAGTGCAATTAA
- a CDS encoding TonB-dependent receptor, with the protein MTSMSLLYAQDSLAVKQLHGIEIQDKRIEDFQTGEKIDAVSPEYINGLQGGSAAELLMKTGGVNVRSYGISGLSTPSLRGTGSSHTAVIWEGLNLQSPMNGSLDLTLVPVSFISNLSIQYGAAGTTMGSGALGGAIHMSSNSNISHGFGAGLFQQTGSFGKSYTGLNVSYGSGKSEVSVKGFLHHSDNDFQYFNRFSNKEETQENSEIDQHGVLAEWRYQIKDNQRISAKYWYQFNNVNLPRPASAGGEAVENQQDEFHRAVIHWQRNSEHGVLEARSGLVSHELTYTDQVAEPSISQSSTWINEIHKVSKISDNHEFQVGLNYTFDHAETQNYGDNISDRHRISAFLGSKWLLFNKMEVNVSARQLYVDDYFAPFLPSLGVQYFASNHIYTKTKVARSYRIPTFNDLYWKGGGSSGNMDLMPEEGWSFEQGLVMEKSGFKTEITGFYNIIDNWIQWVPFANGWSPQNVEQLQSRGVEGNLSYSLQLKPNWELGASLKYSYTKATKEKVGENAEEQELHKQAIYTPKNQGVFSVFSNYNGVSLLYLLSYTGEQFVTGDNKKTIPSFLISDISLGYGKAFGKQKINFQASVKNAFNKQYEIRNARPMPGRYYQLSIQYQIN; encoded by the coding sequence ATGACAAGCATGAGTTTGCTCTATGCCCAGGATAGCCTGGCGGTAAAGCAGCTCCATGGTATTGAAATACAGGATAAAAGAATTGAAGATTTCCAGACGGGTGAGAAAATAGATGCTGTAAGCCCGGAATATATCAATGGTCTGCAAGGTGGTAGTGCTGCCGAATTGCTTATGAAAACAGGCGGGGTAAATGTTCGCTCTTACGGAATTAGCGGCCTTTCTACACCGTCATTGCGAGGAACAGGAAGTAGCCATACCGCAGTTATTTGGGAGGGCTTAAATTTACAAAGCCCTATGAACGGATCTTTAGATCTTACCCTTGTTCCCGTTTCGTTTATCAGTAATCTATCTATTCAGTACGGAGCTGCAGGCACCACCATGGGGTCTGGAGCGCTGGGTGGCGCCATCCATATGAGTAGCAACTCCAATATTTCTCATGGTTTTGGTGCCGGGTTATTTCAGCAGACAGGAAGCTTTGGTAAAAGTTATACTGGGTTGAACGTCTCCTACGGATCAGGGAAAAGCGAGGTAAGTGTAAAGGGCTTTTTGCATCACTCGGATAATGATTTTCAATATTTTAATCGCTTTTCCAATAAAGAAGAAACACAGGAGAATTCAGAAATTGATCAGCATGGTGTATTGGCGGAGTGGCGTTATCAGATCAAGGATAATCAAAGGATTTCCGCAAAATATTGGTATCAGTTTAACAATGTTAACCTACCTAGGCCAGCTTCTGCGGGTGGAGAAGCCGTTGAAAATCAGCAAGATGAATTTCATAGAGCGGTAATCCATTGGCAACGTAATTCTGAGCATGGAGTGCTCGAGGCTCGTTCTGGCCTGGTGAGCCATGAGCTCACTTACACCGATCAGGTAGCAGAGCCTTCGATCAGCCAGTCCAGCACGTGGATTAACGAAATTCACAAAGTGAGCAAAATCAGTGATAATCATGAATTTCAGGTAGGTCTTAATTATACTTTTGACCATGCTGAAACACAGAATTACGGAGATAATATTTCTGACAGGCATAGAATCTCGGCCTTTCTCGGCTCTAAATGGTTGTTATTCAATAAGATGGAAGTAAATGTTTCAGCCAGACAACTTTATGTAGATGATTATTTTGCGCCGTTCTTACCTTCTCTGGGAGTTCAATATTTCGCTTCTAACCATATTTACACCAAAACAAAAGTAGCCAGAAGCTATCGTATTCCCACTTTTAACGACTTGTACTGGAAGGGTGGAGGCAGTTCAGGAAATATGGATTTGATGCCTGAAGAAGGTTGGAGTTTTGAGCAGGGACTCGTGATGGAGAAGAGTGGTTTTAAAACTGAGATAACTGGATTTTATAATATTATCGATAACTGGATTCAATGGGTGCCTTTTGCAAATGGATGGTCTCCTCAAAATGTGGAGCAGTTACAATCTCGCGGGGTGGAAGGCAACTTGTCTTACAGTTTACAGCTAAAGCCGAATTGGGAGCTTGGGGCCAGCCTGAAGTATTCCTACACCAAAGCTACTAAGGAAAAAGTGGGTGAAAATGCTGAGGAACAGGAGCTTCACAAACAGGCCATTTACACTCCTAAGAATCAGGGAGTATTTTCTGTTTTTAGTAATTATAACGGTGTTTCTCTCCTCTATTTACTCAGTTATACCGGTGAGCAATTTGTTACCGGCGATAACAAGAAAACCATACCATCATTTCTGATCAGTGACATTTCACTGGGCTACGGTAAAGCTTTTGGTAAGCAAAAGATAAACTTTCAGGCATCTGTGAAAAATGCTTTTAACAAGCAGTATGAAATAAGAAATGCCAGGCCCATGCCCGGCAGGTATTATCAACTAAGTATTCAATATCAAATTAATTAA
- a CDS encoding FecCD family ABC transporter permease: MKTALSSQRSFKLTLWVVLPLCIAALFILDLVLGSVSIPLKDIIHIILGGEGSKTSWTNIIWEFRMPRAITTLLVGAALSVSGLQLQTLFRNPLAGPFVLGISTGASLGVAIIVLAGSMIGAAISFYMNSWAIILASTVGSSLVLFMVLAASFRVRDSMTLLIIGLMFGSFTGALVSVLQFYSNSEEIKIYLIWTMGSLGRLSWEQITLLVPIVIAGIAISFSMIKPLNTLLLSENYAQSMGVNIKKVRLSIILSTSILAGSVTAFCGPIAFIGLAVPHLVRLLVNTSDHKYTLPAVAMGGMIIMLVCDIVSQVPNSEFILPINAVTSLIGAPVVVWVLLRKRNVKQAFGR; the protein is encoded by the coding sequence TTGAAGACTGCACTATCCTCTCAGCGCTCATTTAAACTTACTCTGTGGGTAGTGTTACCGCTCTGTATTGCTGCTCTTTTTATTTTAGACCTGGTACTTGGAAGCGTTTCTATTCCTTTAAAAGATATCATTCATATCATACTTGGAGGTGAAGGTTCAAAAACCAGCTGGACCAATATTATCTGGGAATTTCGAATGCCTCGAGCCATTACCACCTTACTGGTAGGAGCAGCATTATCTGTTAGCGGACTGCAGCTACAAACATTATTTAGAAATCCTTTAGCCGGCCCTTTTGTGCTCGGCATAAGCACAGGCGCCAGTCTTGGTGTAGCGATCATTGTGCTGGCCGGATCCATGATTGGAGCCGCCATTTCATTTTATATGAACAGCTGGGCCATCATACTGGCTTCTACTGTGGGCTCATCATTGGTTCTTTTCATGGTGCTGGCCGCTTCTTTCAGGGTAAGAGACAGTATGACTTTACTCATTATAGGCCTCATGTTTGGTTCCTTTACTGGAGCGTTAGTCAGTGTACTTCAGTTTTATAGCAACTCAGAAGAAATTAAAATCTACCTCATCTGGACTATGGGCAGCCTGGGGAGACTGTCATGGGAGCAGATCACTTTGCTAGTTCCCATTGTTATAGCAGGAATAGCCATTTCATTTAGCATGATAAAGCCGCTTAACACTTTGCTTCTCAGTGAAAATTATGCTCAAAGTATGGGTGTTAACATTAAGAAGGTGAGGTTATCCATCATTCTCAGCACCAGTATTTTAGCAGGTAGTGTCACCGCTTTTTGCGGCCCTATTGCTTTCATAGGTTTGGCTGTACCTCATTTGGTGAGACTACTGGTAAATACCTCTGACCATAAATATACTTTGCCAGCCGTAGCCATGGGTGGAATGATCATTATGCTGGTGTGTGATATTGTATCTCAGGTACCAAATAGCGAATTCATATTACCAATCAATGCCGTCACCTCACTGATAGGTGCCCCGGTAGTGGTATGGGTACTGTTAAGAAAAAGGAACGTTAAACAAGCCTTTGGAAGATGA
- a CDS encoding ABC transporter substrate-binding protein codes for MNRFIALFLTLCFALVSCEQKPQNNSSENLEIAEKQEILIEDAVNFSMWKQGNNTYIEVPQSYKGAPTSTKYLLVPKTDTVPDHDEDIIIIRTPVERMVCTATVHLPAIEMLNEIDALVGFPSTKFISSEKINQRVKSGNIQELGMDSKLNMETLTSLEPEAVFGYTLNGNSQDLEQVNRLGIPVILQAAYLEKTPLGRAEWVKFIGAFFNKQELAEQKYKEIKSAYLAVKEKVKTTENKPTAFTGVVYNDVWYVPGGESWPAKLLDEAGVNYLWANDSSSGSMSMAFEAVYDKAAEADKWIGAAQYKSLQELLQSNERYAQFKAFKEGEVYAYIKRINENGGNDYFEAGTARPDLILSDLVKIAHPELLPDYEMYFYEKLK; via the coding sequence ATGAATCGCTTTATTGCCCTATTTCTGACACTCTGCTTTGCCCTTGTTTCTTGCGAGCAGAAACCTCAAAACAACAGCTCTGAAAACCTTGAAATAGCAGAAAAACAGGAAATATTGATAGAAGATGCAGTCAATTTTTCTATGTGGAAACAAGGCAATAATACCTACATTGAAGTACCCCAATCATACAAAGGTGCACCAACCTCCACCAAATATTTATTGGTGCCGAAAACAGATACTGTTCCAGATCATGATGAAGATATCATTATCATAAGAACTCCGGTAGAAAGAATGGTTTGCACGGCTACGGTTCACCTGCCAGCTATTGAAATGCTGAATGAGATAGACGCATTAGTAGGTTTTCCCAGCACAAAATTCATATCCTCTGAAAAGATTAACCAACGGGTAAAGTCAGGCAACATTCAGGAGCTGGGAATGGATAGCAAGCTGAACATGGAAACTTTAACTTCGCTGGAGCCGGAAGCTGTTTTTGGTTATACGTTGAATGGTAATTCTCAAGATTTGGAGCAGGTAAACAGGCTAGGAATACCTGTAATTTTGCAAGCGGCTTATTTAGAAAAAACGCCTCTGGGCCGCGCTGAATGGGTAAAATTTATTGGGGCATTTTTCAACAAACAAGAGCTAGCTGAGCAAAAATATAAAGAGATTAAATCAGCCTATTTAGCCGTAAAAGAAAAGGTAAAAACCACAGAAAATAAACCGACAGCCTTTACAGGTGTTGTTTATAACGATGTATGGTATGTACCTGGTGGTGAAAGCTGGCCAGCAAAACTTCTAGACGAGGCCGGAGTCAACTACTTATGGGCTAATGACAGCAGCTCAGGCAGCATGTCTATGGCCTTTGAAGCGGTTTATGACAAGGCCGCAGAAGCAGATAAGTGGATTGGAGCAGCTCAGTATAAAAGCCTTCAAGAGCTTTTACAGTCCAACGAAAGATATGCTCAGTTTAAGGCCTTCAAGGAAGGTGAAGTATATGCCTATATCAAACGCATTAACGAAAACGGCGGCAATGATTACTTTGAGGCTGGAACAGCAAGACCAGACCTGATCCTCAGCGACTTAGTAAAAATTGCTCATCCTGAGTTATTGCCAGATTACGAAATGTATTTCTACGAAAAATTGAAATAA
- a CDS encoding YncE family protein: protein MKTNIYFLAILIGALLMTSCSDDDPEPEVVHNFPIGENGFFIVNEGGWGNGDASLSYYNRDSSEVYNDIFQTYAGRPLGDQAQSMSLIDSLGFIVVQNSVKIEVIHAYKFTSVTTIDGDDGLESPRYVLGVNENKAYITDWGSTGVNGTVKVLDLNTYEITKTISTGNGANKLIKRGDKVYVANQGGYSRDSTIAVIDVNTDELLKKIEVKGNPESLQLDADGNIWVAGNGITIYNADYTEIIRQTPGYIARIGEDDEVDFIWEATEGTGDINRLTINEAGDELYYSHAGGVYKLSTSATELPASALVSKSFYGLGFDPVSKEIIGGEAPNFSSAGTMYFYNTSGVETGSESVGIGPNSFVFRNN, encoded by the coding sequence ATGAAGACAAACATTTACTTTTTGGCCATTCTTATCGGGGCGCTTTTAATGACATCTTGTTCTGATGATGACCCTGAGCCTGAGGTTGTACATAATTTTCCTATTGGGGAGAATGGATTTTTTATAGTGAATGAAGGCGGCTGGGGCAATGGAGATGCCAGTCTTTCATACTATAACCGTGATTCTTCAGAAGTTTACAATGATATATTCCAGACTTATGCAGGGCGTCCGCTTGGAGATCAGGCACAGTCTATGTCGCTTATTGATTCTCTTGGTTTTATAGTGGTTCAAAACTCAGTAAAAATCGAAGTGATTCACGCTTATAAGTTCACCTCAGTGACTACCATTGATGGGGATGATGGCTTGGAGTCGCCACGTTATGTTTTAGGGGTAAATGAAAATAAGGCCTATATCACAGATTGGGGATCTACAGGTGTAAATGGTACCGTAAAGGTTTTAGATTTAAATACTTATGAAATCACTAAAACCATCAGTACTGGAAATGGTGCCAATAAGCTCATTAAAAGAGGTGATAAAGTGTATGTGGCTAATCAAGGAGGCTATAGCAGAGATAGCACTATTGCTGTAATTGATGTGAACACGGATGAGCTTTTAAAGAAAATAGAGGTAAAAGGAAATCCTGAAAGCCTTCAGCTTGATGCCGATGGTAACATATGGGTTGCTGGAAACGGTATAACTATTTATAATGCTGACTACACGGAAATAATCAGACAGACACCCGGATATATTGCTAGAATAGGTGAAGATGATGAAGTTGATTTTATTTGGGAAGCTACCGAAGGTACAGGTGACATCAATCGACTTACCATTAATGAAGCCGGTGATGAGTTATATTATTCTCATGCAGGCGGAGTGTATAAATTATCTACTTCTGCTACAGAGTTGCCAGCATCAGCTTTAGTAAGTAAATCTTTTTATGGTTTAGGTTTCGACCCTGTATCTAAAGAGATCATAGGTGGTGAAGCTCCAAACTTTAGTTCTGCGGGTACTATGTATTTCTACAATACTTCTGGTGTAGAAACCGGTTCAGAGTCAGTGGGCATAGGACCAAACAGTTTTGTGTTTAGAAATAACTAA
- a CDS encoding BspA family leucine-rich repeat surface protein, which produces MKFNYFFILVCLVGTMFLSSCGDDDAEDPTPPVLGPEVPLQLTVEDLLVVIDENPEVGAVLGVIKAEVSEGEVSYAITSQTVEGAMVINKETGELSVLNAEFFDHEVNESLEAVVTVSAPGADDKKANVTINLNDLKDAPFITTWNIEDTNFTLHTVTEADFSSDYNFNVSWGDGTESINQTESVSHTYSEPGVYQIEIIGDFPAFKVTENYSSLTSIDQWGEIQWKSFKEAFAGCSKVVGNFTDAPDLSEVTDMSLMFYEAVLFNGSLSSWDVSNVTDMSYMFKGTSFNDDISEWNTSKVENMRRMFYSAEKFNQDLGSWDVSNVIDMSGMFANTNAFNADISRWNVSKVTNMKRLFYYAKDFNQPIGTWDVSSVTDMSEMFPGAAKFSQDLGDWNLVSIENLNYFMSNTGMSTEAYDATLSGWAQNSGLSDISIQMYGLTYCNESALNTLVDRGWKFLGHSKSESCD; this is translated from the coding sequence ATGAAATTCAATTACTTTTTTATTCTAGTATGCCTGGTAGGCACTATGTTCTTATCCAGCTGTGGTGATGACGATGCTGAGGATCCAACGCCCCCTGTTTTAGGTCCTGAAGTGCCTTTGCAGCTTACCGTAGAGGATTTGCTAGTTGTTATAGACGAAAATCCTGAAGTCGGAGCTGTTTTGGGCGTTATAAAAGCGGAGGTATCTGAAGGAGAGGTTAGTTATGCCATAACTTCTCAGACTGTAGAAGGTGCCATGGTCATCAATAAAGAAACGGGAGAGCTTTCTGTTTTGAATGCAGAGTTTTTCGACCATGAGGTGAATGAAAGTTTAGAAGCTGTTGTAACGGTATCTGCGCCAGGAGCAGATGATAAGAAAGCTAATGTTACTATCAATTTAAATGACCTTAAAGATGCTCCGTTTATCACTACATGGAATATAGAAGATACTAACTTCACCTTACATACTGTTACAGAAGCAGATTTTAGCAGTGATTATAACTTCAATGTTTCATGGGGAGATGGTACAGAAAGTATCAACCAGACGGAATCGGTTTCTCATACTTATAGTGAACCAGGTGTGTATCAGATTGAAATAATTGGAGATTTTCCAGCATTTAAAGTAACAGAAAATTATTCCAGTTTAACCAGTATTGATCAATGGGGTGAGATTCAGTGGAAAAGTTTTAAAGAAGCATTTGCAGGATGTTCTAAGGTGGTTGGTAATTTCACTGATGCCCCTGATTTAAGTGAGGTGACAGATATGTCATTAATGTTTTATGAGGCTGTATTATTCAATGGAAGTCTCAGTAGCTGGGATGTAAGCAATGTTACTGACATGTCATACATGTTTAAAGGCACTTCTTTTAATGATGACATAAGTGAATGGAATACTTCCAAAGTGGAAAACATGAGAAGGATGTTTTACAGCGCTGAGAAGTTTAATCAAGATTTAGGTAGTTGGGACGTAAGTAACGTAATTGATATGTCTGGCATGTTTGCTAATACCAATGCTTTTAACGCAGATATAAGCAGATGGAATGTCTCAAAAGTAACAAACATGAAAAGGCTGTTTTATTACGCAAAGGACTTTAATCAGCCTATCGGCACCTGGGATGTGAGCAGCGTTACTGACATGTCGGAAATGTTTCCTGGTGCAGCTAAATTTAGTCAGGACTTAGGTGATTGGAATTTAGTAAGCATCGAAAATTTAAATTATTTTATGTCTAACACTGGTATGTCTACCGAGGCTTATGATGCTACATTAAGCGGATGGGCTCAAAATTCTGGTCTTTCTGATATTAGTATACAGATGTATGGGCTTACATATTGTAATGAAAGTGCTCTTAATACTTTAGTTGATAGGGGTTGGAAATTTTTAGGCCACTCTAAATCTGAAAGCTGCGACTAG
- a CDS encoding DUF547 domain-containing protein, producing MRAILILSFFILSYTASAQTSLSSFITQADNFFSEYVKAGRVDYKAVMGDDVKINGLYKAIGEMNLSGASAEDKKAFYINAYNLVVIYQVSKYYPLKSPLDQSGFFNKVKHKVAGESLTLNALEIKKLILTYKDPRIHFALACAAVSCPPLASFAYKPATLNQQLDERTKKSVNNPDWLKVHASQKSVELSKIFEWYKDDFSMNGAKSVISFINQYRTKKIPDSYKVGYYEYDWNLNES from the coding sequence ATGAGAGCAATACTGATTTTATCATTTTTTATCCTATCCTATACTGCTTCAGCTCAGACCTCGCTTAGCAGTTTTATTACGCAGGCAGATAATTTCTTTAGTGAATATGTAAAGGCCGGTCGGGTTGATTACAAGGCTGTTATGGGTGATGATGTGAAGATCAATGGACTTTACAAGGCTATTGGTGAAATGAACCTTTCTGGTGCCTCAGCAGAAGATAAAAAGGCTTTTTATATCAACGCTTATAATCTGGTGGTAATTTATCAGGTGTCTAAATATTATCCGTTAAAATCGCCATTAGATCAAAGTGGCTTTTTTAATAAAGTAAAACACAAGGTAGCTGGCGAGTCTTTGACGCTCAATGCACTGGAAATCAAAAAGTTGATTTTGACTTATAAAGATCCACGTATTCATTTCGCATTGGCCTGTGCAGCAGTGAGTTGCCCGCCTTTAGCAAGTTTTGCCTATAAACCAGCTACCTTAAATCAGCAGCTGGATGAAAGAACTAAAAAGTCAGTAAATAATCCAGACTGGCTAAAAGTGCACGCCTCACAGAAAAGCGTGGAACTTTCTAAAATCTTTGAATGGTATAAAGATGACTTCTCCATGAACGGAGCTAAATCAGTGATAAGCTTTATTAATCAATACCGAACCAAGAAAATCCCAGATTCATATAAAGTAGGTTATTACGAATATGATTGGAATTTGAACGAAAGTTAA